From one Eucalyptus grandis isolate ANBG69807.140 chromosome 9, ASM1654582v1, whole genome shotgun sequence genomic stretch:
- the LOC120288568 gene encoding 7-deoxyloganetin glucosyltransferase-like, translated as YYSEERVLSSFHIHKRLLRSQGPHSLDGLPHFRFDMIPDGLPPSDPDSTQDIPSLCASLSEHGLSTFRSLLLKLQEQSQDAVVPPVTCIVSDSMMTFTVDAAEELKIPEVVFWTPSACGLLGYTKYRRLVEDGFTPLADPTYLLNGYLETTVSWTSGMKSIRLRDFPTFIRTLDHQDILLNFVIREVERSFRASAVILNTFDTLEHDVLESLSSVFPHIYTIGPLQLLADQIQDEALRSVGGNLWREEPGCLPWLDSKEPGSVVYVNFGSITVMTTGQLTEFAWGLANSQKPFLWIIRPDLVVSKSAVLLPEFVEEIAGRGMLVSWCQQEEVLKHRATGGFLTHSGWNSTLESLCGGVPVICWPFFAEQQTNCRYSCTEWGIGMEIDNDVKRDEVEGLVRELMEGEKGKEMRKKAMEWKTKAEEAIMPGGTSYNNVDKLISEVLSSID; from the exons TACTACTCCGAAGAACGCGTACTTTCATCATTTCACATCCACAAGCGCTTGCTCCGGTCGCAGGGGCCCCACTCCCTCGACGGACTGCCCCACTTCCGCTTCGACATGATCCCCGACGGCCTCCCGCCCTCGGACCCCGACTCCACCCAGGACATCCCCTCGCTCTGTGCTTCTCTATCTGAACACGGGCTATCGACGTTTAGGAGTCTTCTCCTGAAGCTCCAAGAGCAATCCCAAGACGCTGTGGTGCCCCCGGTCACGTGTATCGTGTCGGACAGCATGATGACGTTCACTGTGGATGCTGCCGAGGAGTTGAAGATTCCTGAAGTTGTGTTTTGGACGCCCAGTGCTTGCGGGCTGCTTGGCTACACTAAGTATCGTCGTCTTGTCGAGGATGGTTTTACGCCCC TGGCAGATCCAACCTACTTGTTGAATGGATATCTGGAGACCACGGTGAGCTGGACTTCAGGCATGAAAAGCATTCGCCTGAGAGACTTCCCCACCTTCATCCGAACCCTAGACCACCAAGATATCTTGCTCAACTTCGTCATTCGAGAAGTCGAGAGATCTTTCAGGGCTTCCGCAGTCATCCTCAACACCTTCGACACCCTCGAGCACGACGTCCTGGAGTCTCTCTCCTCCGTCTTTCCCCACATCTACACCATTGGGCCGCTCCAGCTCCTTGCCGACCAGATCCAAGACGAAGCCCTGAGATCGGTAGGGGGGAACTTATGGAGAGAGGAGCCCGGGTGCTTGCCATGGCTTGACTCGAAGGAGCCTGGCTCGGTGGTGTACGTGAACTTCGGTAGCATCACGGTCATGACCACTGGCCAGCTGACCGAGTTTGCATGGGGACTGGCTAACAGCCAGAAGCCATTTCTATGGATCATAAGGCCGGACCTTGTGGTGAGCAAGTCGGCTGTGTTGCTGCCCGAGTTCGTGGAAGAAATCGCAGGCCGAGGGATGCTGGTGAGCTGGTGCCAGCAGGAGGAGGTCCTGAAGCACCGGGCGACTGGGGGTTTCCTGACACATAGCGGATGGAACTCGACACTTGAGAGCCTCTGCGGCGGCGTGCCGGTGATATGCTGGCCATTCTTTGCGGAACAGCAGACTAACTGCCGGTATAGCTGCACGGAGTGGGGGATTGGGATGGAGATCGACAATGACGTGAAGAGGGACGAAGTGGAAGGATTGGTGAGGGAGttgatggagggagagaaggggaaggagatgaggaagaaggcCATGGAGTGGAAGACGAAGGCCGAGGAAGCAATTATGCCCGGTGGGACTTCGTACAATAACGTGGACAAGCTCATCTCCGAAGTACTCTCGTCCATTGATTGA